agagtacagcttgaaatcattGATGGTGATAcctacagaagttcttttatagtACAGAATGGTTTTAGCtatcttaagtttcttttgtttttcaacatgaagttgagaattgttatttcaatatctttaaaaattgtgttggaattttgataggaatgGCATTGTATGTGTAAATTGCTTTTTGTAAGATGACAATTTTTGCTATGTTATTTCAACTGATCCATTACAATGGAGGATctttcttctgttatctccttttgatatcttcttcaagTTTTTTCTCAGGGAATTGAGGTTggtgtcatataggtctttcacttgtttggttagggTTTTGATTTTTGAGTTGATATTTTTTATCTGGCctctttgctgaaggtgtttatgaTCTGTAGGAATTCTCAGGTAGACTTTTGgaggtcacttatatatactatgaTATCATCTGCCAATAGCTCTactttgacattttctttccCAAATTCTGACCCCTTAATCTCTTTTAGTTTTCTTACTTCTCTAGCTAGAACTTGAAGTGCTATATTGAAAAGATACAGAAAGAGTGAACAGCCTTACTTTTCCCATTATTTTAGTGGGATATCTTTAAATTCTCCTTCATTTAATTTGGTGTTGGCTATAGACTTGTATACTGCCTATATTATGTTTAAGTATAGGCCTTGTATCACTGACCTCTCCAAGAGTCTCAACATAAAGGGGTGCTGGATTTCATCAAGTACCTTTTCAGGATCTGAGAtgataatgtttttttctttaaatttgtatattttgtggATTATGTtggtggattttcatatattgaaccacccctgcatctcTGTGATGAAGCCAACTTAATCATgctggatgatgtttttgatgttttcttagatttgtttgactagtattttattgagtgtttttacATCAATGTTCATTAGGGAAATCGGTATGAAAATCTATTTCTTccttgagtctttgtgtggtttaggtatcaaggTCACTGTGGTCTCATAGAGTGAAtgtggcaatgttccttctgtttctattttgtggaatagtttaaggtGTGTTGattttagctcttctttgaaaatcagTAGAATTCTTTGCCAAAACTTTCTGGccttgcacttttttttttttttttttggttgggagactttaattgctacttctattttcttaggggttaaaggactgtttaaatagtttacctgttcttgatttaactttggtaagtggtatctatctagTAAGTCATAAtaactaatgattctttgaatttcttcagtatctgttgttatgtttctgttttcatttctgattttgttaactaGGATACTTTccttctgccttttagttagtttgactgTGGTTTCCCtgctgaaaacagaaagaaagagaaacagaaaaaagagagaaaggggtgaagggagagaggaagggacagagcagacagagagagagagagagagagagagagagagagagagagagagagagagagcccttcaAAAATTCTCAAGAACTCAAGTTCCAGGAGAAAGGCAAGTATCCTAACTCTCACTTCCAAAACTTTACAGGCCTAGGACACACTTCCTATTGGATACTGAAAAAATCACCTACTATTAATAGAGTGGTATTAATGTGAATTTTTTATTCCagttgtaaatttttttcttatatgagATTGTGTGTTTGTGAGTTTGATACATATTTCTTTAAGAAGATAAAGGATCACTTGTTCCCTTAATTAGATTGAACTGTCcagttttttattctttctgattagtttttggtcaaagtctattttgtcagatgttAGGATAGTGACAACAGCTGCCTTCCTGGTTCCTTTGCAGTACTTTTGTCCACCCCTTTACTCTAAGGTGGTGCTTATCTTTAAACTAAGATGAGTTTCTGGAAGGCAAGAAAAAAGTGGAATTTAATTTAAGTCTGTGACTTTTCAGTGTAGAATTCAGGTAATTTAAATTATTACTGAAATGTGTATGTTAGTTCTGGTTGCCCTGTTGTTGATTTCTGCTGTTGTGTTCTCAGTTGTACTTtgtgttttaattctttttactTCCTATTTTCTCCTTAGTCTCTTTGCTATGCTTATGTCTCTCTTCAGTCCAAAATAATGCTTTCTATAGTACCTTAGGTTTGGTTAGTctaatataaaaatctttaagGCTGTTTATGTTGTAGAAAATTGTTCATCTTCCTTCAATCATGGCAGTTTTGTGGGTATATTACTTTAGATTGGCTGTCATTAAGGACTGTGTATGTATTGCTACAGTTTCTTCTGGCTTTGAAAGTTTACCTTGAGAATTCAGCAGTTCTTACCCCAACACTTTCTGTAACTAGGGAAGTTCATTTTTCCAtttgatgggattttttttttgtaactgccAGTTTATCTCTTAGATTTTGCAATCcacttttcttgttttgtatAATTAATGTTTTTACTGTAAGATGTATGAAAACTTTTGTTTCTGCTCTtatctttctgtgttttctctgtgCTTCATGTGGGATATGGGTGTGTCTTTGTGTTggtttattttatgattttactgAAGGTCTTGTGTTTGCCATTGACTGGGATTATTTTCCATCACTTTTGCCTATAACTTGAAGGTTTGACTTATGTCATAGTGTCCCACATACACAATAATTTCTAGGTGtgcactctgtcactgagctacatcacaGCCACATGTCACAGTTTCGCCTGATAAGACAGTAACAATACCTCACTTCTGTGTGCTGTGTAAGAAAGAATATTGCTTTTAAGTGTGTTTGGAAGAGGTGATATTTTCCTAATTTTATCATAAGAGCTGCTAATTTCTAGGGGAGACACTGAAGCCACTGTCAAGCAAGTATGAAGGGGTCCATGAATGTTTCGAAGCATGAAGGACACCTTGGGGAATCTAAAATATCTTCTACttcttttaagaatatttttattgttacttttgttGTTCACAAGTACTGGGATCAGTTAATCCACATAGACTTATGTGGCCTGGAGAGAGTAGCTCACACTTGGGAAACATAGAGCCCAGCTGTTCCTATACTACTGTTATCCTGGAATTAGGGACATTCACTTTTCTATTTGATGGTGCCACCTTGTAACAACATCAAGGTCAGAACTGCCTTCTTCAGATGACATGATAATTATGTGACTAGAGGGAGATGAGGTGATGACATTTCTTCCTTATAACTACTTCCTAGAGCCTCATTGTACAAGGATGTTTGTCAAACCATCTTAGTGTGGTGAGTGTTTCTTTTCTCTACATTTTACTGATAACTGTAAATGATAAAGTGAAGCAGGCTGTACTTAGACTGTTACTTTTGAACCATATTGTATAACAAGCATTCACTAGATGCTTTTAGACATGAAGGTATAAGTTGTAAcctttttataaaattacatagATTTCACTTGGTGTGATCTCTGATTATATGCATGACACTAGAAGGAAGCTATTAGAAAAAGGACAGGGGCTTAGCAGAGTGATGAAGAGAGAGATAGGAATGGAGACTGCGTAAAGTTCATCAATAGGTATTCTATATTAAATGAATGTGTCATGAAACCTATCAATTTACAATGAATATGCATGTGAAAAGTCACTCTAGATGTAATAATTTAGAGAGCACATCTGATAGACTACTCTCCTAAGTGTGTACACTCTATGAATTCCAATTGCCAACAGTGTTAGTTTAAAATTCCTGTAGTAAAACACTGAAAAACCTTATAGagtgaaaacaaaaaacacactcTTTTTGCTGTGCAGGAGTACATTTATAGTATTAAGTTACATTTAAattgtactttgtattttctcatgTTTGAAGAAAACAAGAATGGTTTTTATACTATGCTCTTATGAAGTTCCAGCATCAATACTACTCCATTTTCAGTGTCTCTATTGAGTTCTGCTATGACAGTCTCAGCTTCAGATCCTCTGTAGTTAGGACAATAATCCAGGTGTACATTAAACTTCTTGGTTTTTACCTAGTGAAATTTCTGTGTCTTCCCATCATTCTGTGTGTACTAATTCTAACCATGGTTTCTAAGCCAGGTAACTGTTATTTTGAAACTTTACTTtcttaataattaaaattctCTGTGTCTAACTAGGAAAGTTGCTTGAAAAAAGGTTTCTTTGATTCCTTCTAGgcttaaaatgtgttttattccACCCTCACGCTTGATTGATGGTTTCGCTGGAAACAGCTGCTGCTATTTCTCAGAATTCCAAAACTTCTGTTATTCTTACAGGATTTCTGTTAAAGCCAATGGCCATTCTGATGGCTGATAGTTCTTTCAAACTAATCTTATAAGGTTTGATAATTTTGTGTTGTTACTGGTGTTGTTATTACTTtgataattctttatttttgagaggtTTGTTGGGAAAATTCTGGCCAtactgaataatttatttttgctgTCATTATCTAGTTCattgttttccatttccttttgtatttaataagttccttgatttttctttctataatctTCATAGTTTATAGGCATcatgtctgggactttctatttatttatcactTTCTTATTTTATAGAAGAGTGTATTATTCTGAAATTCTATTTTTCTAGACTTTTATTTGATGGAAACATTCCTCACATATCTAAGTCTAATCATTAGACAcatacttgaaaaataaaactcttaaaatctcagtttggatttgttttttggCAGGCTTTATGATGGAACCCAGATTAAATGCCTTGTGCATCTCCAGCCTGATTTCTGTTGTCTCCTGTAAAGAAAGCTGATAAAGGTAAATTGAGTCAAGAAATGGCTAATCTCTGAGCTGTAGACATAGTAATTTGTATACACTTAGGAATATTTAGGAAAATTCCAACTCATGGCCTAGGAAATTATAAGATGCTGTTAATACCATATAATAagttttttgaaaatttgaaaaattaattcaGTCACAAAGATTTCTAATAAAGTTAGTTTTTTCTATGTGCTTCAAAAATATCTATCTGAAAAACTCACCTCACTTGCTAAATCCAAGTAAAGTTATCCTTGCAAATAGGTAAACTGCATACATTTTAGTATATACTTGAGTGTTTCAATGAAAGTAAattcagttttaatattttaggTTTTCTAAATTGAACCTTTTAGCATTGATCTTGATATTGTATCAATGTTGATTAGCAGTGAGAAAAATTGGCAATTCTCAAACATTATAAAAGTATTTAACATTAAATCTGCTAAGGTTTCCTCCAATAATTACAAAAACAATTGCTCATTGAAATATGCATTCccaaagaaatgcaaagaaaatttAAGTTTAGGTGATAAATAtcacaaattcatttttatttctctggaaTATCAGTCACTAATGAAAATAGGagattaaaatggaaatgaaggcaggggtggtgtcacacacctatgatcccagGACTTTCAAGGCTAAGGCACGAGGAACATGCATTTCACTGAAGTCAGTCTGAACTATAGGTTGctatctccttccctctttttcttacacacacacacacacacacacacaaacacacacacacacacacacacacacacacacacacacacaccacaagtaCTGAACTGGAAAACATATAATGCAGAATTATGAAAATGATGATTTTTTCAATATGGAACAAAATGCTGGAAGTTAATGTCATTACATCACTGACCACAGAGTATCAATACTAAAAAAACTAACCAATAGTTCGTGAGGTGAAGTTATGTTTATAATCATTACAGATTTGTGGCTTCTTCTCAGAAATTTCCATTAAATATCTACACTGATGTGTTAGACAGGGCCTATGAATTGATCAAGTCAACCTGAAGCAGAGGACACATTCTCCATTTTCCTTAaagtttactttattttaaaaacatattatatataagtctCAGTCTTTCACGCAGTTGATGTAAAGTTATTCATGCTAGCGCTCACATACACATCCAAGTGAACATTGCCATATCTTTCCCCAAATTATCAACTTGTGATGAAGATCTGGGGATGATTGCTTCCACAAAGTCTCTGCAGTTACACCTAGGCTGCCGCTACTTCATCTTAGGAGAACTGGCTCATAACTATTAGGTTGTAATATTCTAGGAGGCATCTGTGTGTTTACTGTTACACCTGGGCTAAATTCAATTTCCAAAGAGCAATACACCCACTTAAGTTATTTAAGACTATCAGGTAATAGCTATGAATTAATGCTGTAGTAATAActgatatgtatttatttttgctgtCATTATCTAGTTCATTAAGATTCCATGGAATTAGCTTGGGTACCTAAAGTCTTCATCTCCTGAGATTTCTAAAGACTTATTCTTGTTGCTGACAGTGGTCAGTACATCAGCCAACACCATGTATCTTGTCACCTAAAAATCACATACTCACTTTATGTTTTTTGTGAGCATTCATACAGCTTTTAGGTCATTACTCATTAAATGTGGTGAAGCTTAAAATTAAATGGTACTTGTCATCTATTATGTTTGTATGTTCCTTAGATGACTTAATCTCCACAAAGAAGAAGGCAAAAATCAccataaatttataaaacatgagtgttttaaaatcaaatattgtGATAATGAAGAGGTAAagtgatctcttttttttttaaatgtagaactAAGGAGACAGCAGCACTTGGTCTCTTATTACACATCTCTTGAGATACCTGTGTGCACACTGCTTTGTTTTTTGAACTGGGACATTTTAATAATGATACCTTTTCCACTTTTGTGAATCTTTATGGATGTACTTCGGGTTTTAGTACTTACAACTAAACATTATAATTTAAACTATGGTGAAAGACTCCAGTGCAATTGTTTTTCAAATACAACAAATGATTTTAGTCAGTGGATGCATATGTTAACAACGTTGTAGTCATAGGAGCTATAGTCTTTTATGGTTTACTCTCAGCTTCAGTGAATACCAAAGAAAGATGCCACTTGATCAATTAGAACGTGTGTTATTTTCTGtatgtgacaaacatttacaaAGCAAATGATGTGAAGAGAGACTTTGAAGAACATatcttttggaaaagaaaaaactacTTCAGGTTACTAACTTTTCACTtatattatcatatttttatattactcatattacattactatattaaattttaagcattaaagtaataaaaattattatacatACATCTTTTgagaatttgaaattttaaaattggtaTATGGCTACTCTTCTTTCAATTTGGAGAGCAGGGCTTTAGTTAAGTATTATTCTGGAGATTTTATATaattaagattcatttattttatttacatgtatgaatgttttgcttgcatgcagtTATGTGTACTTCCAACATTCCATGCCACAGGTAATGGATTCCCCcaaactagagtcacagatgatCATGAGCCATCATGTCATTGCTGGTAATCTAACTTTGGCCATTTGCAAGAATTAAAACTGCTCTTAATCACAAATACATCTCCACAGTCTTAATCTCAAAGCTTTTTTACACACAGAATATCAGTGTGCAGTAACTGTAGATGCATGTTGATGAGAGAAATAGATGTTTCTCTCTGACAATTGAGATGAATCCATTCCTTTACTAGATTAAGCATTTTAGGACCAAAAATCATATGAAAATAAAGTGAGTGATTTATTATATCATATTCATGGGATGTAATATGATGGTCAGTTCTGCTAACTTCTGTATTatttctatacatacatacatgtatgcatgtgtcgcTTTATGTGGAATATACTAGTGAAGCTGAAAACATAATTAGGCACCCTTTTTCTCACAAGATTCTGGGTCAGTGTAGTCATTTTCTATTTATCACAAAGCTGATTTTAAAGTATTGAATTAAATCAATTCAATAATAAATTTCTCATGAAAACCTGACCAAGTAACTTACATAAGCACTAAAGTTAAGTGTATTGAGTGAAACTGTAAAATTATCTGGGTCCTGGTGATATATGATAACACTTGGTACCTTGTTTTCAAACATATGGGAAGGAATCTCAAACAGGAATTCCCAAACAGAATATCAATTTGGTCAACTTCACCATTACATATTTGTCATAATGTATGGGGAAAGAAGTGTCTTAATAtcacatgttttctcttcttgGAGGCTCCTAGCTCCACATCAGCAGGTGTGATTATATAATCTTTAGAAACTATGGAAACCAGGAAAGCAAAACTCGACCATTACCAGGATAGGGGTAAGTGTGGGAGCAACCAGAATATCAGTATACCATTATCTGAACTAGGAAATGGAAAAGACAGTGCTACTTAGTGGGAAGGAGACAGGTAATACAGAAGTTGGGAAGAAGGCAAAGGGAAATATCAGGACCCAACTTATcaaagaggaaaatggaaaaacTGGATGGGTTCTTAAGTAAATGTCGGGGAGACAAATACAGAGAAGGGGGTAGTTAAGTAAAAAACATCATGGATGTCTAGAAAAAGCCATAACTGTTAGTTCATAACATAACATAATCATACTGTTAGTGTTTACTGTTCTCCCCtacaaaaatggaagaaaaatagtttGTCTTAATAGCTTGGAGTAGTTCTTTAATCCTTAATTGAAGTTCACAAAGGGTTTTAATGTGATGGGAAGTGAACAAGAATCTATCTAGGACCATTTATAGCTATAATAGTTCCATAATTAACAGGCTGTGGAAAGAACATTAATGTTCTCCCAATGTATCTGCGTCTTTAATTCTAAATTCAGAGGATATAAAAttttatggaggaaaaaaaacattttaaaagattaattgaGATAGATTTTTGGTGTTTAAAATAGTGAGATAATAATATATCATCACTGTTATTTCAACAGAATTATGAGTCAAAACTAAGATAGTTGCAAAAGAGCATagaaaaaattatagaatatGAGGCAGAATATTCTGATATTTTTTCCACACCAAAGTACATTTTGTTCAGTTCATGGATGTGATAAATATTCTGTACTCATTACTACTATTTTAGGTTTTAGCTATAAAATGAGATAATTGAAATCAATAGGATTGTATTTTTAAGGCATTAGACTCAGTTGCATGAGACAAAGTATTCGTACTGTATAGATATGAATATCAAGGTACTTGTTATCTATACTATTATATAGATACTGGATGATACATGGATGGTATACAGCCATGTAGGCTACGATGCACAGTCTGAAAACCAGAAGTTAAAGAAATAGATTAATGAAGAATTAATAGAGAAAATAGAATGATGATGTAGACACACCATTCAATGAATCACAAGTTTTACGTATACTCTGTTTTTTTCCAGATATATGAAATACACTTCTACTCTGCTCTTAAGATGAGTATACTCTGCATATATGTCCTCATTAGAGAATGTCCTTTATTTCCAAGCTGGACTAGGAGTCTTAGCCaatatgtttcttcttcttttctgtattttcataaTCCTACATCAAAGACACAAGCTTATTGACCTAATCTCCTTTCAGTTGACATTTGTTCACATAATGTTTTTTCTCACTGGAGGAAATATTTGGCTTGCAGACATATTTGAGTCGCTAAACATTAAGAATGAAATCAAATGTAAGGCAACATTTTACATAAGCAGAGTGATGAGAGGCCTCTCTATCTGtgtcacctgcctcctgagtgtattGCAGACTGTGACAATCAGTCCAAGTACCTCTTTGCTGGCAAAATTTAAACAGAAAgttaaaaaatacatgatcaatgctttcttttatatttggctTTTCAATTTGTCTGTTAGTAGTGACATTCTATTCTATGTTGGTGGTTTTACCAATGTGAGTGAGACCAAGCAGGTGAAGGTCACTAAATCCTGCTCACTCTTCCCCATGAACTACATCATCAGGGGATTAATTTTTACACTGTCAATCTccagagatgtgtttcttgtagcaGTCATGTTGACCACAAGTGTGTACATGGTGAATATCTTGCACAGACATCAGAAGCAATGCAAGCATCTTCATAGCATCAGAAACCTGAGAGCATCCCCTGAGAAAAAGGCCACACAGACCATCTTGCTGCTGGTAGTTTTCTTTGTGGTCATGTATTGGGTGGACTTTATCATCTCATTCACCTCAATCCTGTTATGGACCTATGACCCAGTCTTCCTGACTGCTCAAAAGTTTGTGATGAATGTCTATCCCACAATTACTCCTTTGGTACAAATAATTTCTGATAAGAGGATAAtcagttttctgaaaaacttGCAGTCAAAGTGCTACTAGATTCTCTAAATAAAGGTAtatttttcctcctttcaaaatgattcatttattttcatttatatgtacAAGTGTTGTAACTGCATGTATGCATGACTGCATTTCTGATatgcacagaggtcagaagaggtcttGGGTTCCTGGAACTGCAGTTTCAGATAACTGTAGGTATAGCTCTAgtaattgtggtttttgttttctaaaatatagaCTCTCCTTAAACTTCAGTTGTTCAAGTAGCAAAGTGATATTTTTCATATGATTCAAATAAAGGTTCTGATATTACATTCATATATTCTTTTGATGTTACTGTGCCAAGTACTATAAACTTCTTAAGTTTATTGTACACCATAAGTTGCTCTTTTCACACAAATTTTCTTTCCTATTCATTTTACTTTATCCTAAAAGTGTCTTTGATGCTGAGGTTATTCAAAAGAATCTTCTTGCTGACTTTTAAAGCCTTTTTTTGAAACCCTTTTAATCTACATTCATTCATAAAGTTTAGTAAAATCAGCTCTAATtctgtttattaatttaaatttctctAGATCACAAGTTAATgagatgatttttatttcttttaccaCACTCAATTAGTCCTATATGAAACTTTATTATGTCTCTTTATTTGTACTTTATTTAATCTATACTTATTAAAATATCATCAATTAATAAATATTGGTtgtatacagatacatatgtCCAATGTGGTTTTTGTGGATGTCtgtatgcttgtgtatatgtCCACTGAGAAAGAATTGTTTTCATGTACACTTTGCAGCTAGGGGACAACATTGGCTGTTGTTTTTCAGAAGCAATTCACCTTGTTTCTGACAGAGTGTGTCTTTTCTGTACCTGGAAGTTACCAAATAGGGTGTTACCAAATAGAAGCCTATCAGATAAAGTTGTACTATCTCTGGCACTCTGATTCTCAGATCACAGGGATTCAACCATACTCTACTATTTAATAATTAtgttcttttataagaaaaaattttcaTACAGTATGATCTCATTAGGTTTTCCTGTTCCTCTAGTCCTTCCAGTTCTTCATCATCTTTTCTTCCATCTAGAGCaacactttttctctttctccttatgAAACAAAAAGGCTTCTCagcaataataatataataaacaacaataattaaaaacaaaacagacaaactacAATAGAGCAAAACTAACAGTTATAAAAGAGTGGAAGAAAAAACCGATAAACCTATacagacatagaaacacagaaTTTCAACACAGGGatcttataaaatacaaaaagtgGAAGTCATATATGCAAAGGAATTGTAAACATtgcattgagttcattttgtgttggtcatcttCTACAGGGGATTGTGATTTGTTTCTCCAGGTAAGATACTCTTGTAGAAAATAGTGTTTCATTTGCAACTGGGTATCAGAGAAAGATAGTTTTGGGGCTAGGGAAAGGCTTTATCTGCTTCTACTCTAGAATACTATCAGGTGCAATCCTAGTCATCCCTCTGCATGCTGACACAGtctctgtgtttatttgtgtCCACTGTGTGGTATTTAGATGGCCTTGCTCCCTTCATGTTCTATATCCACTCTGGTTCTTCTAGTCTTTATACCAACACTTCCACCGAGTTTACTGGGTCCTGGGAAAAAGAATTTAATAGAGACATCCAATATAAGACTAAGTGACCCAAGGTCTCTCGCTCTCTgcatatgttttttttctgatgtggGTGTTTGTATCTCTTTCCATCTGCTGATTAAGAAAGATTCTATGATGATTCATCAAGACTCGAGTGTATGAGCCCAGTAgagtgtcattaggagtcattttattgctacattcttTTACAAGAACATTGGTATTTAATTTTCTCCTTGGTGCCTGGCATATCTATTCTCAGGTTCTTATCCACACAAGCAGTGTTGGCTATGGCTTCATCTCATGAAATGCATGATGTAAATCAAACctgatattggttggttactttcCCAGGctttatgccactattgcacaaTCATATCTTGATGGCCAGTCACTATTATAGTTTGAGGGGTTTTTTAATGGGGATAATGTTTAACTTTCTCTTCATGTAGTATGCATAGTACTTTCAGTATCATGAACTCTGGACAGTTAGTGTAAATTATCTAGATAATTGCAACCTCGATTTCTCCATGTTTAATGAGTTCTGTAAGTGATGTCCTCAGGAATATAgccttaccatcagtttgtgggAAACAAACGATAGCCTTGACAATTCATCCTGTTGTTCAGAGGTACCTATATAGCATCTTTTGAGAATAACTTAATTAGATGTAAGCTATTCTCAATTGGGAGCTTCATTGTTTGATCACAAATTTCAATTGGggctctgtct
The DNA window shown above is from Arvicanthis niloticus isolate mArvNil1 chromosome 15, mArvNil1.pat.X, whole genome shotgun sequence and carries:
- the LOC117720728 gene encoding vomeronasal type-1 receptor 90-like: MSSLENVLYFQAGLGVLANMFLLLFCIFIILHQRHKLIDLISFQLTFVHIMFFLTGGNIWLADIFESLNIKNEIKCKATFYISRVMRGLSICVTCLLSVLQTVTISPSTSLLAKFKQKVKKYMINAFFYIWLFNLSVSSDILFYVGGFTNVSETKQVKVTKSCSLFPMNYIIRGLIFTLSISRDVFLVAVMLTTSVYMVNILHRHQKQCKHLHSIRNLRASPEKKATQTILLLVVFFVVMYWVDFIISFTSILLWTYDPVFLTAQKFVMNVYPTITPLVQIISDKRIISFLKNLQSKCY